AGCCGGACATGGTATGGCATGGCCACCCAGTCCGTGTGCCTCTCCGCGCACCAGGGCCTGATCAGCAGCTCCCGCCCGTTGGAGTGTATCTCCTCCTTGTCGATGGCGGCTTCCCTCACCATCGGCTCGGTGAGGAAAACGAAGAAATCCTCCGGGAAGTAGGGGGAGACCCGTATCTCGTCCAACGAGATGCCGAGTTCGCGGCAGAAGGCGTTGGCGACGTGTCTAGCCTCCGTGCGCGGGCGGTCGCCGCCAATGGTGACGAGGACGGCGTGCTGGCCATTGAATAAATCATTGTAGATCATGGCCTCGTAACGGGTTTGAGATAATTTGGTAGTTATATAGAGTCTTTATCAAAGCATTCCTGAAATTGATGGATCCCGTTGGAAATCATAGGGGAAAAGAGTCTTCCGTTCCTAGCTCAAGGCAGCAAGTGGGCAAGACATCATGTATTGGGCCAAAAGATTTCTATCCCTGTTATTTTTCCTCTTTAATCTTTTTGTGCAAACATGTCGACCAAACCGTGGTAATCATATTCATAGGCTCCTAGAAAGCCTTATATGCCttgttctgaaaaaaaaaaaaagccttcTATGGCTTGGCTATAGCTACAGAAAGAACTCTGGAAGAGAAATTCCAGAGGTAATACAGAAAGTCTGCTAACTAATAGGGAGTACATTTAGAACTGCTGAAGAGAAGAAGTGTGCTAATCTCAAATTTTGGTACTCTGATTCTCTGATGACTCTGTACAGAAGGCACAACACTTGCCTACCGTTAATAGCGCATTATCTTCCTGCCGGATCGATGGTGTCAATTCCTTCAGCCCCGCCTTTACAAATTTCTGAATACTACAAGAATCTCTGGAAGAAACAGAGAGTCAGCAAAGCAACCATACGAATAAAATGGCAGGAGAAGAATTCACAACAAGTTTACTAAACTGCCGGGTACAGCTAGCTGGAGTAGCTAGCAACCAACTGTTGCAGAAGGCACTTGTTAATTAGCCAGGTCTCATTTGTCGAGCAGCCTTATTTATGGATTCTCCTCGATCAATCATTCTTCATTTTGAATAACACCGCCCGTGGAAAATGCAAACCCACAATTTTTCTGCATTTCCTTCTGCACGTTAGGCACCCCTGTAGGCGACCTGTCCCAAAACGAGCTACTCTTGCCTGCTAGCTTTGGCCAACTGTTTAGTTTTCAGTTAATCAACCGGCCTTTGAAAACCTGGTCGCGTTCGTGTGCTCCCACTTTGCACGTTACGTGAACTCCACCTTCCCCCCGGTGCACTGTCAGTTCGTCACGCGCCCCGGCCAATAAGAATCCGGCATTCAGTGAACTCTGGACAGCAAATCCAAGGCCTAGATCGCTCGCAAGGACTCAATTAAGCCTGGTAGAAGTTGAGTTGGTACTCAGCGACGATGCCTTCGTCTTGCTTGGAGTGTAGCGGCATGCTCGCGGTCTTCGGCAGGCGCCGCCCGAgagcaccggcgccggagcagcagcagaagcagccgacgacgacgcggcTCCACCGCGCGTTCGGCCGGATGAAGGCCGgccaccgccgacgccgccgcgcccacCGCGCCAGCAGCTTCAGCTCCGTCCGTGCCGTCTTCTGGCCGCTCATGTCCATGGGCTCCGACGCCGACCGCGCCTCCGACATCGCCGGCGCCACGGCCGACCACCCGCCCCAGAGCTCTCCCTCATCCGCCGtgcgcgcgccgtcgccgtccctCGCCGACACTCCCGCCTcaaccaccgccgcccgcgTGCTCGCCATCCAGGCCCGGCTCGCCGACGCGGACGCCGATgcctcgacggcggcgcggctgatCGCGCTCCAGGCCAGGCTCGGCGGCTTGGCCTtggcgtcgccgtcgccggtgaCGAAGCCCCCGTCGACCCTCTTGGAGCCGTTCGATCGTACTCGTCTCAtcatcagcggcggcggcgatgacggcggcgtggaggaggCGTGCAGAGGGTTCGAGAGGCAGCTGATGGAGATGCTGGTGGAGGAAGGGAAGGTGGGGGACCTGACGGACGTCGAGGAGCTGCTCGGCTGCTGGGAGAAGCTCAGCTCACCGGATTTCGTCACGGTCGTCGGCCGCTTCTATGGCGACCTCTGCGTGGACCTCTTCTCCGGCCTCGGTGTCGACGTGTCGCCGTCTGATGGTTCGGCCGTTTGACTTGACTACGGGGTGATTGATTCCTGTAGAGATTTcggtttattttttcttacttTGGTGACAGGTGGACCCAGACATGATATTTTTACCATTTGATACGTTTCACCCTTTCTAATTTTATACATGCCAATGTTATTACAGCATACGGATTAGACTTTTTTCGATTAATTATTTTCACGGGGAGATTTAACATTCATCGTGGAATAATACCATTAATCGTGGAACAAAATAGTATCCATATATCTTTCATAATAGCATTCATACACCATTCATCATGCGTGAGTGGGGCCTGATGGGGCACCGCGGAAGTCGCTGGGCTGGTGTCCCGGCCCCGGTAGAAACGCCGCTTCGAACATTATTGGCATACACATGTAAAAAATGATGAACATTGTCGCCTGATCATTCCAATAGACGTAAAATCTACGGGCAGCGCAAATGGGCGAGTCACCCGGCTCGTCATTATTGAAAAGAACATTCACTTGGTAGAATCAGGCCGAACAAGTCTGGCATACAGGCCACAGCACCCACAAGGGTGATGAGAACGAGGAGAGCTCCTGCAGGTAACACCTCCCATGCCGGCTCTATTTCCGGGATTAATTGTATGCACTCATACCAAAGATGACCAAACAGGTAAATGAATAAAAACTGCAAAGAAGGAAGGAATCGATTGTTATTATTACTCTTCGATCCATAAACCAGTGTCGGAGATTTATTATAAAGTTAGTACAATTTATACTAAATCTTCGACATTTATTATTATAAATCCGAGGAAGTACTGTATTATccgagaaagaagaaagggatCGTAAATAAAGTCGAGGTGTTGCTCACCTTTAACAAAATCAGTAAGAGGCGACGACAGGCCTCCTGAAAAGCCACTCGTTCTGGATCTACAATCTCCGGAGGAGCGACGGCCGGTCTACGCACGACCACAACCACCACAACCACTTGGTCAGGAGGGGCGCTCAACGGGTCGTCGGCGCCGCGCTGTGGTTGTGGCGCCGCCATGGCTTAATCAATCGGCCGGCGCGATGTATGCTGGAGATTATCAAATTGAATCAAGGGAGAAAACCAACAGCAAGGAAGTGCGAGATTTGGGGCGGCCGTCTGCCTAGTATATGTACTGTCGATACTAGCGGGCCGATCGTCCCGTCTGAGAAGACCGCATCTGACTCGCTCGTCTGCGTGCAAGGAACCCAAAAACTGAACCGAGCTTACTAAAAATCCTGCAAAATCAATCGCCTGCAGGAACTGTCCATGTAAAGCTAGCTAGGAACTTTCCATGTAATAAAGCCAGGAACTGTGCATGTATTTAGAATCAAAACCCATATCGCCAATtctcttccgcgcccgcgcaTTTTCTGGCTCCGTGCGGTGCTCACTTCGGTGACAACGAACCTTATCCAGTCAGTCGTTATCTCACCAAGCGCACTCCCTCCTTCCTTTCTCTCCTGCCGGCTGCCGCGCACCTTGCGCCCCCGCTCCTCCCGAgcccctccccttcctcttctctcctgCCCTTCAcccctcccctctcccccCAACCCGCCTAGATCTCGAGCGCCGGCGGCAGGGGGCCTGGTCCGCTCGTCGGTGCGCCCCCCGAGAGCTCGAGTACCGCCGGCCTGGTCCGCTCGTTGGCgtggccgcgcgccgccggctgGTCCTCTCTTCGGCCGCGGCACGGAGACGCTCAGAGCTCGAGCTCCTCTGGCGGCGGCATGGTCCGCTCGTCGGCGCGGCCGCGGTGGAAGCAGCAGGGGCTGGCCCTGTACTCGTGACCAGTCTCTACCAACGGGAGCGCCGGGTCCCCGTCCAGCTGCAGCGAGCAGCACAACCCCGCCTTCATCGTTGTGGGGGCGATCCCCGAAGCGGCGACGGCATCCACGACCGCCAGCGAGGACACCTTGTTCCGTCTCAACAACCTCGACatcaacgacgacgacgccccTTAGTCACAGGCTCCGGTGAGTTTTGTGAAGTCGCTTTGCTTGAGCTCGCCAGTTTCTCCATGTTCTGCTGTTTGTATGTCTAGGGTTTGTTTTTACAGCAAAAGGCCCCTTCTTATTGATGATCTGAGATGATTGTTGCATCGTTAACAAGAAGGGGAATAATGCtagggaggaggagaatcAGCCCACGAACTAGGATTAGAAAAGTTTGCAAGTCTCGCGACTTCATGAGCCACCTTACTTGCCTCCCGATTGCAATGTTCAAAAGACACCTTCACGAAATCTGCCATGAGGTGAAACCAATCCTTGAAAATGTCTGCACAGCTGCTGTAACTCCTTTCTTCATTGCACAAAGTGTTAATGACCTGACTATCATTAGAGTTCAAGACCACCCTACTGCAGCCCAGATTGATCGCAAGCTGAAGCCCCAGTTTAGCCGCACACACCTCTGCCATATCTAAGTTGCTTTTTCAACGAAAGAAGATTTTGGAGATTGCAGTTGGTGTTGGTCACGTGTATGCTGATCCCTAGAGTTTTTGGTGTTTTTTCTGCTAATCTGCTGCTCTGTAGTGTCGTCTACTAGTCTATGATGAGATGATCGATGCTTTGTTATTCTCACTACTATGAATCATTATTTTTTCGGATGTAAATTTTAGGTAAAGAGTTACTTTTAGATTCTGCTGGTGTAGCTTCTACGTGAGTTACTTTTAGATTCTTGTTGAATGTAGTTTTAATTTCCAGAGTTACTTTTATGATATTTTAGATGTAACTACGGTAGCATGACGTAACTTTCGGATGATTAGCTGTTTAGACAAAGTAATTTTCGGATGATTAGCTCTTTAGAAAAAGTAACTTTTGGATGATTACTCTTCAGACGAAGTAGCTTTGGGATGATTAGCTCTTTGGTAACTTTAATTAGTCGCTTGATTTTTCTCTGTAACTGGTGCTTGTAGTGGAGATTTGAAAGAACAGAGGAGGTGACCACGGTGGAGAAAAGTAGAACGGAAAAATGGGGTAGGTCTTTGGCTTGTAGGAAAAAATGACTTGCGTGATGGACTAGCTCTCCGTGACAGGAAAAGGCATCCACGGCCACATGCAACACGAatcagattttcttttttctactAATTgcaaaggcggcggcggctcgtagTCAATTCAGAAGGTGTGAAGACAACACGTACACTGGTGCAACCAAGTTTAGGACGCGGCCGCGCGGACGCGTCGGACTGTTTTTGGAGACATATTGCCCCGTCACCTTTTCCTCCCGCGGGCTGTCGGAGGAGCACTCGGTATGACTAGCGAGTGCGCGCGCACTCACTAGACGCCCCCAACCCATATATACCGCGTGACTCCGCCACGAAAAGAAATTCGAATTCGACCTCGTCCAACCGAATCCATGGTGGAGGAAGGGAAGGTGGGGGGCCTGACGGACGTCAAGGAGCTGCTCGGCTGCTGGGAGAAGCTCAGCTCGCCGGTGTTCGACGCGGTCGTTCAGCCGCTTCTACGGCGACCTCTGCGTGGACCTCCTCTCTGGCCTCGACGATGGCCACGTGTCGTCGTCTGATGATTCGGCCGTTTGACTTGATGACTGCGGGGTGATGATCCCATTCCTGTGGGGATTTcggtttattttttcttacttTGGTGACAGGTGGACCCCCGACGTGGTATTTTTACCGTTTGTTACGTTTTACCGTTTCTGCTTTTATACATGCAAGGTTTTTACGGCCTTTCTGAGCCACAGGATCCACATCGGGTGGCTGGAAAAAAAGTGACTGGAAATAAACCGACAGATAAATGTGCAATAGACAGGCCTAGGTAGAAATAACTCGTGTTtaaaaaattaatcaaatcTACCCTTTTTCTTAAAAGGACCACCGATCTATTAATAATAATGAGAAGTAGTTCAAAGAGTTctaaaagtaataaaaattacaagtaGATCTTTGGACTACCGACGATAGCAATAAACACTAGAACGAGCCGAAGGCGGGCCACCGTCGTTGCCCTCCATCATCGTAGCCGGGCGGAGCTTGCCACAGTATTGCTTCTGGCAGTGCACGTGGGGTAGTCGTCGTGCTAAGGCTCCAAACGACCAGCACACCGGATCCGCAGCCATCATCAAAGATGAGAGTCGTTTTGAATAAACATATGGTCTTGCTCATACCCATTAAGGAATGGAGATTGGGTTGGTGTTTGGAAGAGGCCAGCAAGCAGAAAAAGGACTGATGTCTTGGGGGCCGCTAGCGCACGTACTCTTCTAACTTTTGTCGGTTGGTGTTCCATTATGTTATCTTAGACTATGCTGCCTTCTTCAATTCCATTCTTCGTCTCCCTAGTCGAAGTCTTCTTGCTGGCCCAACCCAACATGCATTTTAGAGTGCTGTGCCAGAGCGAGTACCATGGTCTATCTGAGTTCTTAGAAATGTGCATTCTTTCTTTCACAGGTTGTTGTGCTTTTGGAAGGTGTATGTGCACTTAGTGCTTGTTGCACCTGTGTTATATATGTGGCTTTAGTGATCTTAGgttgtgtctttttttttagggaaaggtTGTGTCCGTGTTTTGGTTGTCTGACAGTATGAAGAAAACCTAGCATGATTGTGGCGACTGTGCCGACCACGTTCCGTTTTATGCAATTGTCTTCGTGCTTCAGTCTCGGCTACGCTGTGTTGCGGCCGTAGACAAATTGTTATGCTATTATGTGTGCACCATTATTCTGTGTGGTTTCATGCCACTGAATTGATGTGGGTATGGTTAGCTAAAGTATTGTTGAAAACATGCCGTTGTGTTGCAATGCTATAGTGTCGTCCTGTTACAGCAGCTTTCGTTCTGCGCACTTCCCTAACCACCAGTGGGCATTGGGGCTCTGACATCACTGTTCATAGTGTTTTAGCCCTTTCTGATGACCATATGCAGTTATGTAGCTACATGGTCTGAACTGGCCTCACCCGTCCAAATACGTTGGTCATTAATTACACGCCCTAGCCCCTAGTATATATCCATCCACAAGGAAATGCCATCCGAGATATACTAGAAGCTAAATTCGGAGCGCAAAAACAAGGAGCAACTGCTGTATGGTTGCCATCGTATACATCGTTGGCTAATCAGAGTTAGCACGGCCTCTCCGGTCATTTTGTATACAT
This is a stretch of genomic DNA from Brachypodium distachyon strain Bd21 chromosome 1, Brachypodium_distachyon_v3.0, whole genome shotgun sequence. It encodes these proteins:
- the LOC104582014 gene encoding uncharacterized protein LOC104582014; protein product: MPSSCLECSGMLAVFGRRRPRAPAPEQQQKQPTTTRLHRAFGRMKAGHRRRRRAHRASSFSSVRAVFWPLMSMGSDADRASDIAGATADHPPQSSPSSAVRAPSPSLADTPASTTAARVLAIQARLADADADASTAARLIALQARLGGLALASPSPVTKPPSTLLEPFDRTRLIISGGGDDGGVEEACRGFERQLMEMLVEEGKVGDLTDVEELLGCWEKLSSPDFVTVVGRFYGDLCVDLFSGLGVDVSPSDGSAV